The following proteins are encoded in a genomic region of Bosea beijingensis:
- a CDS encoding Crp/Fnr family transcriptional regulator, whose protein sequence is MAQLSEPFASQTQASAIWNSGPTAPGGAPASNVIRIARQDSARNPCSPRPAQRNRASRDRGVQVSRAQVQRGEKVVRGCTGPQDSCFVLKGTASREMVLPRGARQMVGIYIRGDFVDLHAYLLNQLEHDVVALTDVAVAFVPHHDITESILHPNINRLLWRLIAVDAAIQRNWLASMARRQAQYRLAHFLCEQHARIKSQGFADDVSFELPISQATLGDLLGLSAVHMNRSLQALRKTGLVNWQGQHVTLAREQLAEMCGFEPSYLSLKRRTGSDV, encoded by the coding sequence GTGGCCCAACTTTCCGAGCCGTTCGCCAGTCAAACTCAGGCGAGCGCAATCTGGAACTCGGGGCCTACGGCGCCTGGAGGGGCGCCAGCGTCCAATGTCATTCGAATTGCCCGCCAAGATTCTGCTCGCAACCCTTGCTCTCCACGGCCCGCTCAGCGCAATAGAGCAAGCCGCGATCGGGGCGTTCAGGTATCGCGCGCACAAGTTCAAAGGGGCGAGAAGGTCGTCCGGGGCTGTACTGGCCCGCAAGACAGCTGCTTTGTTCTGAAGGGCACCGCTAGCCGCGAGATGGTGCTGCCGCGAGGCGCTCGCCAAATGGTCGGCATCTACATTCGAGGGGATTTTGTCGACCTCCACGCCTACCTGCTGAACCAGCTTGAGCACGACGTCGTTGCGCTCACCGACGTAGCCGTCGCCTTCGTACCGCACCACGATATCACCGAGTCGATTCTCCATCCGAACATTAACCGATTGCTCTGGCGGCTCATCGCTGTCGACGCCGCAATCCAGCGAAACTGGCTGGCCTCAATGGCTCGGCGTCAGGCTCAATACCGGTTGGCCCATTTCCTGTGTGAGCAGCATGCGAGGATAAAGTCACAGGGGTTCGCGGACGATGTTTCCTTCGAACTGCCAATCTCGCAGGCCACGCTTGGCGATCTGCTGGGCCTGTCTGCGGTCCACATGAACCGTAGCCTCCAAGCGCTCCGCAAAACAGGGCTGGTCAACTGGCAAGGCCAGCACGTAACCCTCGCAAGAGAGCAGTTGGCCGAAATGTGCGGTTTCGAACCAAGCTATCTGAGTTTGAAACGACGGACCGGGTCAGACGTATAG
- a CDS encoding DUF6894 family protein, whose product MPHYYFDTKDPDFSVVDEEGMDLPNDRAAAAEAKRGLGDIVRDMSYSGRVGKVTVSVRNELGSIVFSAACTMVALQEAG is encoded by the coding sequence ATGCCGCACTACTACTTCGACACAAAGGACCCGGACTTTTCGGTGGTCGACGAGGAGGGCATGGATCTTCCAAATGACCGCGCTGCCGCGGCCGAGGCCAAGCGCGGCCTAGGGGATATCGTGCGAGATATGAGCTACTCGGGCCGGGTTGGAAAAGTGACGGTCTCGGTCAGAAACGAGCTTGGCAGCATCGTCTTCTCGGCAGCCTGCACGATGGTTGCTTTGCAGGAAGCAGGTTAA
- a CDS encoding low affinity iron permease family protein codes for MSSSDPIIHKSNKTSLFTRMAQAVASWTGKPITFFVAVAIIVVWAASGPVFGFNDTWQLVINTSTTIITFLMVFIIQNSQNRDTAAMQIKLDELIIRLDGAREELLDLEELDENDLVVIRRDFCKRASAARRKADEKA; via the coding sequence ATGTCGAGCAGCGATCCCATCATCCACAAGTCCAACAAAACGTCGTTGTTCACTCGTATGGCGCAAGCCGTTGCAAGCTGGACGGGGAAGCCCATCACGTTTTTCGTGGCTGTCGCGATAATCGTTGTCTGGGCCGCCTCGGGTCCGGTCTTCGGCTTCAATGATACCTGGCAGCTCGTGATCAACACCTCTACGACAATTATCACCTTCCTGATGGTATTCATCATTCAAAACAGCCAGAACCGCGATACTGCGGCCATGCAGATCAAGCTCGACGAGCTTATTATCCGACTTGACGGCGCCCGCGAGGAGCTCCTGGATTTGGAGGAGCTCGATGAGAACGACCTGGTGGTCATTCGCCGCGATTTTTGCAAGCGAGCGTCGGCTGCGCGACGAAAGGCGGACGAAAAGGCGTAA
- a CDS encoding low affinity iron permease family protein has protein sequence MNRFGAVEFREEEAGNTPMKWFNDLSTGCARFAGRPAMLLIAAGLSVLGLVAFLSGSDHFLGGASLAISTVTLLLLPILQATQNRDGAALQAKIDELILVHEQARNSLIGVEERSDEEIEQVRRTEGNRAHDEPRPGS, from the coding sequence ATGAACCGCTTCGGTGCTGTGGAGTTCCGAGAAGAAGAAGCGGGGAACACACCCATGAAATGGTTCAATGACCTCTCGACTGGCTGCGCCCGTTTTGCCGGCCGGCCAGCGATGCTGCTCATCGCGGCCGGGCTATCCGTCTTGGGCCTTGTAGCGTTTCTCTCCGGTAGCGATCACTTTCTCGGAGGCGCGAGCCTTGCGATCAGCACGGTGACGCTGCTGTTGTTACCCATTCTTCAAGCCACGCAGAACCGCGATGGAGCCGCCCTTCAAGCTAAGATCGACGAATTGATCCTGGTCCACGAGCAGGCCCGGAACTCACTGATCGGAGTGGAAGAGCGTAGCGACGAGGAGATCGAACAAGTCCGGCGAACCGAAGGCAATCGCGCTCATGACGAGCCGCGCCCCGGAAGCTAG
- a CDS encoding DUF3597 domain-containing protein — protein MGIFDSIKKAIFGEAKADTVAAPTATPVPGAVASPSSTSTSPAATPAGTAAGESATGAGPAPMWSAMQQVDVAPILDKAVKDSGQQLNWKTSIVDLLKALKIDSSLTARKELAQELGYTGDTNDSATMNLWLHKAVIKKLSENGGKVPADLLD, from the coding sequence GTGGGCATCTTCGACAGCATCAAGAAAGCCATCTTCGGCGAGGCCAAGGCCGACACGGTGGCTGCTCCGACGGCGACTCCCGTTCCAGGCGCCGTTGCCTCGCCTTCGTCCACCTCGACCTCTCCTGCGGCCACACCGGCGGGCACTGCCGCCGGCGAATCGGCGACGGGTGCCGGTCCAGCGCCGATGTGGTCGGCGATGCAGCAGGTCGACGTCGCGCCTATCCTGGACAAGGCCGTGAAGGACAGCGGCCAGCAGCTGAACTGGAAGACGTCCATCGTCGACCTGCTCAAGGCGCTTAAGATCGACAGCAGCCTCACTGCGCGCAAGGAACTGGCGCAGGAGCTCGGCTACACCGGGGACACCAACGACTCCGCGACGATGAACCTCTGGCTCCACAAGGCGGTCATCAAGAAGCTCTCGGAGAACGGCGGGAAGGTCCCGGCCGACCTGCTCGACTGA
- a CDS encoding ferritin-like domain-containing protein, with the protein MATEPKALEDLFHDTLKDVYYAEKQILKTLPKMVKAAKSPELKQAFELHRTETEGQIERLTDVFEILGKAPRGKTCDAILGIIEEGKEIMEEYADSPALDAGLTAAAQAVEHYEISRYGTLKAWADQLGLKDASKLLAETLAEEEKTDKTLSSLGKAVNAAATKKAA; encoded by the coding sequence ATGGCCACCGAACCCAAGGCGCTCGAAGACCTGTTCCACGATACCCTCAAGGACGTCTACTACGCCGAGAAGCAAATCCTGAAGACGCTGCCGAAGATGGTCAAGGCGGCCAAGTCGCCCGAGCTGAAGCAGGCGTTCGAACTGCACCGCACCGAGACGGAAGGCCAGATCGAGCGTCTCACCGACGTCTTCGAGATCCTGGGAAAGGCCCCGCGCGGCAAGACCTGCGACGCCATCCTCGGCATCATCGAGGAAGGCAAGGAGATCATGGAGGAGTACGCCGACAGCCCCGCGCTGGACGCCGGCCTCACCGCCGCCGCGCAGGCTGTCGAGCACTACGAGATCTCCCGCTACGGGACGCTCAAGGCCTGGGCCGACCAGCTTGGCCTCAAGGACGCCTCCAAGCTCCTGGCCGAGACCCTCGCCGAGGAAGAGAAGACGGACAAGACGCTGTCCTCGCTCGGCAAGGCGGTCAACGCCGCCGCGACGAAGAAGGCAGCCTGA
- a CDS encoding response regulator, which translates to MSAAALLLVVEDEPLILMELETALEDAGFQVLSAHDAKTAMRLYGERSADVRAVLTDIRLGNGPTGWDVARHAREAVPTMPVVYVSGDSAGDWAVQGVPNSVMIPKPYAFAQIVTAVSTLMNAPDQLLTQPQN; encoded by the coding sequence ATGTCAGCAGCCGCGTTGTTACTCGTTGTCGAGGACGAGCCCCTCATCCTCATGGAACTGGAAACCGCGCTCGAAGACGCAGGATTCCAGGTTCTCTCCGCTCACGACGCCAAGACGGCGATGAGGCTCTATGGAGAGCGCAGCGCGGATGTCCGGGCCGTGCTGACCGACATCCGGCTCGGGAACGGACCGACGGGCTGGGATGTCGCCCGCCACGCCCGCGAAGCCGTTCCGACGATGCCGGTCGTCTACGTCAGCGGTGACAGCGCAGGCGACTGGGCGGTGCAAGGTGTGCCCAACAGCGTCATGATCCCAAAGCCCTACGCGTTTGCTCAGATCGTCACCGCTGTCTCGACGCTGATGAACGCTCCCGACCAGCTTCTGACGCAGCCGCAGAATTGA
- a CDS encoding PepSY domain-containing protein, translated as MKKLLIATLIGSATSFSAMAQTSTTSPMPAPKADADKNAPLPGANSFTEGQAKSRLEANGYSNVGALKKDDNGVWKGKATHSGKEVNVSVDYRGNITRN; from the coding sequence ATGAAGAAGCTGCTCATCGCCACCTTGATCGGCTCCGCGACCTCGTTCAGTGCCATGGCGCAGACGTCGACGACCTCCCCGATGCCCGCTCCGAAGGCCGACGCGGACAAGAACGCCCCGCTCCCGGGAGCCAACAGCTTCACCGAAGGCCAGGCCAAGAGCCGGCTGGAAGCCAACGGCTATTCCAACGTCGGCGCCCTGAAGAAGGACGACAACGGCGTCTGGAAGGGCAAGGCTACGCACTCGGGCAAGGAGGTCAACGTCTCCGTCGACTACCGCGGCAACATCACCCGCAACTGA
- a CDS encoding general stress protein has translation MTRTITRSYDSYSTARSVVERLEAAGVSSSDISVVGRDGDTSETNASEGAGIGAGVGGAAGLLAGLGMLAIPGIGPVVAAGWLASTAAGAVAGAAAGGLVGSFVKEGHDEDEANYYAETVRRGGSVVSVRTAPEHEATVQAILDGATPIDRTTREADYRAGGWSRFDENADPYVRDATATGRVPPSSVI, from the coding sequence ATGACCCGTACCATCACCCGCTCCTACGACAGCTACTCCACCGCCCGCTCCGTCGTCGAGCGGCTTGAGGCCGCCGGCGTTTCGAGCAGCGACATCAGCGTCGTCGGCCGCGACGGCGACACCAGCGAGACCAACGCGTCCGAAGGTGCCGGAATCGGCGCGGGCGTCGGCGGCGCCGCCGGTCTGCTCGCCGGCCTTGGAATGCTCGCCATACCCGGCATCGGCCCGGTCGTCGCCGCGGGCTGGCTTGCCTCGACCGCCGCGGGCGCCGTTGCCGGTGCCGCTGCCGGCGGCCTGGTTGGCTCCTTCGTGAAAGAAGGCCACGACGAGGACGAGGCCAACTACTATGCCGAGACGGTTCGCCGCGGCGGCTCGGTGGTCTCCGTCCGCACCGCTCCCGAGCACGAGGCCACTGTCCAGGCGATCCTCGACGGCGCGACGCCGATCGATCGCACCACCCGTGAAGCCGATTATCGCGCCGGCGGCTGGTCCCGCTTCGATGAGAACGCGGATCCGTACGTCCGCGACGCCACCGCTACCGGGCGCGTGCCGCCGTCGTCGGTCATCTGA
- a CDS encoding sensor histidine kinase: MSSRRGQRVTATLMDMGHDVELNYEARELRRLAALADYDVLDTPSERDFDEVAELASEICETPIAVVNLIAEGRQFFKAEVGLGVRETPLDSSFCAKAILEEDFLVVPDATKDPRFDCNPLVTGEPGLRFYAGALLKSRDGYPIGTVCVLDYKPRPLTAMQEKTLRVLARQVMRQLELRRTVRERDEAQAQQDILNREILHRMKNTLAMVQAIANQTLRGVTEQEAVEALTQRIAALGTASDQLMKENWSAAPLRRIVRLLLDLHGYGGRIETSGPDIDLGPKATLSISLLLHELATNAAKYGSLSVPEGCVTLTWRIEEGDEPMMVMNWEERDGPTIEEPKSRSFGTRLIRLGLVGKGGVEKSYPPTGFVAEFRASMDDIHAL, from the coding sequence ATGTCGTCGCGTCGCGGGCAGCGTGTTACTGCTACGCTTATGGACATGGGGCACGACGTTGAATTGAACTACGAAGCTCGTGAGTTGAGACGGCTTGCCGCGCTGGCCGACTACGACGTGCTCGATACGCCGTCTGAGCGCGACTTCGACGAAGTCGCGGAGCTCGCCTCGGAGATTTGCGAGACGCCGATCGCGGTCGTGAACCTGATCGCTGAGGGCCGCCAATTCTTCAAGGCCGAGGTCGGCCTCGGCGTGCGCGAGACGCCGCTCGATTCCTCTTTCTGCGCGAAGGCCATCCTCGAAGAGGATTTCCTCGTCGTCCCCGACGCGACCAAGGACCCCCGCTTCGACTGCAACCCGCTCGTTACGGGCGAACCCGGCCTGCGCTTCTATGCCGGGGCCCTGTTGAAATCCCGCGACGGCTATCCGATCGGCACCGTATGCGTGCTCGACTACAAGCCGCGCCCTCTCACCGCGATGCAGGAGAAAACGCTCCGGGTGCTAGCCCGGCAGGTCATGCGGCAACTGGAGCTGCGCCGGACCGTGCGCGAGCGTGACGAGGCGCAGGCGCAGCAGGACATCCTCAACCGTGAGATCCTACACCGCATGAAAAATACGCTCGCGATGGTCCAAGCCATCGCGAACCAAACCCTGCGTGGGGTGACCGAGCAAGAGGCCGTGGAAGCGCTGACCCAGCGGATCGCGGCGCTCGGAACGGCGAGTGACCAGCTCATGAAGGAGAACTGGAGCGCCGCGCCGCTGCGCCGGATCGTTCGTCTGCTGCTGGATCTCCATGGCTACGGCGGCCGCATCGAGACAAGCGGGCCGGACATTGATTTGGGCCCCAAGGCGACGCTCTCGATATCGCTCTTGCTGCACGAACTGGCCACCAACGCCGCCAAGTACGGCTCGCTGTCGGTGCCGGAGGGCTGCGTGACGCTAACCTGGCGAATCGAGGAAGGCGACGAGCCGATGATGGTGATGAATTGGGAGGAGCGCGACGGACCGACGATCGAGGAGCCGAAGTCGCGCAGCTTCGGGACACGCTTGATCCGGCTCGGTCTCGTCGGCAAGGGCGGCGTCGAGAAGAGCTATCCGCCGACCGGCTTCGTGGCGGAGTTCCGGGCTTCCATGGATGACATCCACGCTCTCTAG
- a CDS encoding DUF6894 family protein, protein MPFRVRGGPTGRRTMPNYKITTESDHGRDDSDERIEFPDAKAAADDAQIALTEMARDRMPNGERARFGVEIEDEKGKRIYRASLDFKAEAGEEVERDAKAREQKKRESS, encoded by the coding sequence TTGCCGTTCCGGGTTCGAGGGGGGCCAACGGGACGACGAACGATGCCTAACTACAAGATCACGACCGAAAGCGATCACGGCCGCGACGATTCCGACGAGCGAATCGAGTTTCCCGACGCCAAGGCGGCCGCCGACGACGCTCAGATTGCGCTGACGGAGATGGCGCGCGACCGGATGCCGAACGGCGAGCGCGCGCGGTTCGGCGTGGAAATCGAGGACGAGAAGGGAAAGCGGATTTACCGCGCTTCGCTCGATTTCAAGGCCGAGGCCGGCGAAGAGGTGGAACGCGACGCCAAGGCTCGCGAGCAGAAGAAGCGCGAGAGTAGCTAA
- a CDS encoding GGDEF domain-containing protein produces the protein MLRSTLGELLDTIEVAYSEFDEHLCALAWNATFLAFFPEHTGKVHVGEPYAENLRRFYECRLPDDEIPHIGRYIAEGLTRHRQQMMPFEFTHRGRKLRASSLPLPGGGRVRVWKQVGALSAEVRSNAMPPFDALDNIADGACVAREDGGILAANARFRELYDVPRDRGIVGLPLEKIIAEAWAMGAAQATSLATIRNRLRYDGAPFEVELPGDRWRRVITQHTDDGHAYTIHADITVAKREHRDLLAAQETLKVAIRELDNLARRDPLTGLPNRRIFDAELAASGESACVLMIDVDRFKDVNDRFGHGVGDACLKRVASIIERSVASISAMPARIGGEEFAVLVRDGDRTEAVRLAERICTDVADANFEDLIQATNVTVSIGVGVQHSTASMRHETADRALYRAKAAGRNTVCVEAESAHRIIDLQRRG, from the coding sequence ATGCTCCGTTCGACCCTCGGCGAACTGCTTGATACCATCGAGGTCGCGTACAGCGAGTTCGACGAGCACCTTTGTGCTCTTGCCTGGAATGCGACTTTTCTGGCCTTCTTCCCGGAGCATACCGGGAAGGTCCATGTAGGAGAGCCGTACGCGGAGAACCTCCGGCGCTTTTACGAGTGCAGACTCCCTGACGATGAAATTCCGCATATCGGGCGTTACATCGCAGAGGGGCTAACTCGCCATCGGCAGCAGATGATGCCCTTCGAATTCACCCATAGAGGTCGGAAACTGAGAGCATCCTCCTTACCGCTACCCGGCGGTGGCCGCGTCCGGGTCTGGAAACAAGTCGGCGCGTTGTCCGCAGAGGTCCGATCAAATGCGATGCCGCCGTTCGATGCTTTGGACAATATAGCAGACGGAGCATGCGTTGCCCGCGAAGACGGTGGCATCCTAGCAGCGAACGCCCGATTTCGAGAATTATACGATGTTCCACGAGACCGAGGAATCGTGGGTTTGCCGCTCGAAAAAATTATAGCGGAGGCTTGGGCCATGGGGGCGGCCCAGGCTACCTCGCTTGCCACCATACGAAACCGACTGAGATATGATGGAGCGCCATTCGAGGTTGAGCTTCCGGGTGACCGATGGCGCCGAGTGATCACGCAACATACTGACGATGGCCACGCCTACACCATCCATGCCGATATCACCGTAGCCAAGCGGGAGCATCGAGACCTGTTGGCGGCGCAAGAGACCCTAAAGGTCGCCATCCGAGAACTCGATAATCTAGCCCGCCGAGATCCTTTGACTGGTCTTCCCAACAGACGAATTTTCGACGCAGAGCTAGCCGCATCGGGCGAGAGCGCGTGCGTTCTGATGATCGATGTGGATCGCTTCAAAGACGTGAACGACCGCTTTGGGCATGGTGTGGGGGATGCTTGTCTGAAACGAGTGGCGAGTATCATCGAGCGATCGGTGGCGTCGATCTCAGCGATGCCTGCCCGGATCGGAGGTGAGGAATTCGCAGTTCTGGTACGAGATGGCGACAGAACAGAGGCTGTAAGGCTTGCGGAGAGAATCTGCACGGACGTTGCAGACGCGAATTTCGAGGACTTAATCCAAGCCACCAATGTCACGGTCAGCATCGGGGTCGGCGTTCAACACTCGACCGCCTCGATGCGACACGAGACCGCCGATCGCGCGCTTTATCGCGCCAAAGCGGCTGGCCGAAACACCGTGTGCGTAGAAGCGGAAAGCGCTCATAGGATCATCGACCTCCAAAGACGAGGTTAG
- a CDS encoding cysteine hydrolase family protein: MQKIFDTDGLWATPWMPRVLPRCVALTEHRPDATIFTRFVTPITADAAHGAWQDFYRRWPQTTRERLDPSMINIVPALARFAPPAPVFDKPVYSAFAGTKLPAFLAERRVDTLVLSGAETDVCVLSTALGAVDHGYRVIVASDAVCSFSDVGHDNLLSLFRERFSQQIVTATVDEIIDRWQA, translated from the coding sequence ATGCAAAAGATATTCGACACGGACGGGCTCTGGGCAACCCCATGGATGCCGCGAGTTCTACCTCGATGCGTAGCCCTCACCGAGCATCGGCCAGACGCAACAATATTCACGCGGTTCGTCACTCCTATTACCGCCGATGCCGCCCATGGCGCCTGGCAAGATTTCTATAGGCGGTGGCCGCAGACCACTCGCGAACGGCTGGATCCTTCGATGATCAACATCGTTCCGGCGCTCGCGCGGTTTGCGCCACCTGCACCTGTATTCGACAAACCTGTCTACTCAGCGTTCGCGGGAACCAAACTGCCCGCATTTTTGGCCGAACGCCGCGTGGACACGCTGGTCCTGTCAGGAGCCGAAACCGACGTTTGCGTGCTCTCCACGGCGCTCGGAGCCGTCGACCACGGGTATCGAGTCATAGTCGCCTCCGACGCGGTGTGCAGCTTTTCAGACGTCGGTCACGACAATCTGCTTTCGCTGTTCAGGGAGCGCTTCAGCCAGCAGATTGTAACGGCGACTGTCGATGAGATCATCGACAGGTGGCAAGCGTAA
- a CDS encoding zinc-dependent alcohol dehydrogenase — protein MKALCWHGKGDIRCETVPDPQIQDGGDVVIKVTSCAICGSDLHVYDGYTPTMEAGDVLGHETMGEVVEVGRDVRNLKVGDRVVVPFNIACGECFFCKKQLFSLCDRSNPNADQAKKAMGQSPSGLFGYSHMLGGFPGGQAEYLRVPYADVGPIKVPDGIPDEQVLFLSDIFPTGYMAAENAEIEDGDTVAIWGCGPVGQFAIQSAWMFGAGRVIAIDNVPERLALAASSGRVETINFDDGPVYDRLMEMTGGRGPDRCIDAVGAEAHGSGSFDAVIDKIKAATYLATDRPHALREAIMCCRKGGTISMPGVYFGYLDKIPMGAFMNKGLTLKTGQTHTHRYLAPLLEKVTSGEIDPSFVITHTAGLEDGPGLYQTFRDKEDGCIKVVLKP, from the coding sequence ATGAAAGCTCTGTGCTGGCACGGAAAAGGCGACATTCGTTGCGAGACCGTCCCCGACCCGCAAATCCAGGATGGCGGCGATGTCGTTATTAAGGTGACATCCTGCGCTATCTGCGGCTCTGACCTCCATGTCTACGACGGCTACACACCGACCATGGAAGCCGGCGATGTGTTGGGTCACGAGACAATGGGAGAGGTCGTCGAGGTCGGGCGGGACGTTCGAAATCTGAAGGTTGGCGATCGGGTCGTCGTCCCCTTCAACATCGCCTGCGGCGAATGCTTCTTCTGCAAGAAGCAGCTTTTCTCGCTGTGTGACCGTTCCAATCCCAATGCCGACCAGGCGAAGAAGGCGATGGGCCAGTCACCCTCCGGCCTGTTCGGCTACTCTCACATGCTCGGAGGCTTTCCCGGCGGGCAGGCGGAGTACCTGCGCGTACCCTATGCGGATGTCGGTCCCATAAAGGTCCCGGACGGGATCCCGGATGAGCAGGTCCTGTTTCTCTCGGACATCTTCCCGACCGGCTACATGGCGGCGGAGAACGCCGAGATCGAAGACGGCGACACGGTCGCCATCTGGGGTTGCGGGCCCGTTGGCCAGTTCGCGATCCAGTCAGCCTGGATGTTCGGCGCCGGGCGGGTGATTGCGATCGACAACGTGCCTGAGCGACTTGCGCTCGCGGCCAGCAGCGGCCGTGTTGAAACCATCAATTTCGATGACGGCCCGGTCTACGACAGATTGATGGAGATGACGGGCGGCCGCGGGCCCGATCGCTGCATCGATGCGGTCGGAGCCGAAGCCCATGGCAGCGGCTCGTTCGACGCCGTCATCGATAAGATCAAGGCTGCGACCTACCTCGCGACGGATCGTCCCCATGCGCTCCGCGAGGCGATCATGTGCTGCCGCAAAGGCGGGACGATCTCTATGCCCGGCGTTTATTTCGGCTATCTCGACAAGATCCCGATGGGTGCCTTCATGAACAAGGGCCTGACGCTCAAGACGGGCCAGACGCATACCCACCGCTACCTGGCTCCGCTCCTCGAAAAGGTCACTTCCGGGGAGATCGATCCATCTTTCGTGATCACGCACACGGCAGGCCTCGAGGATGGCCCGGGCCTCTATCAGACGTTCCGGGACAAGGAGGACGGCTGCATCAAGGTCGTGCTCAAGCCCTAA
- a CDS encoding GFA family protein: protein MAFAVWPRDAVKVEGETLQWTSSTDHRAFCPSCGFTLFATSDDSNEIEIRIGSLDNAPSMLSPQYELWVPRREH from the coding sequence ATGGCCTTCGCTGTCTGGCCGCGGGACGCGGTTAAGGTGGAAGGCGAAACGCTGCAATGGACGAGTTCGACCGATCATCGGGCATTTTGCCCGAGCTGTGGATTCACACTCTTCGCGACAAGCGACGATAGCAACGAAATCGAGATTCGGATCGGCTCGCTCGACAATGCCCCGAGCATGCTTTCTCCCCAGTACGAACTGTGGGTGCCCCGGCGAGAACATTGA
- a CDS encoding phosphatase PAP2 family protein — MKHLRLSAPTIDRQVARFIAKNRSRRFERPLQWLTLGADERLLLPAASLYWLLSSGGGGARARRANHILLTMATTAILPHLLKGIVDQERPDRREIHGDRHGVPRSGKAYDAFASGHAVHMGALASALSRLARVTGF; from the coding sequence ATGAAGCATCTGCGCCTTTCAGCTCCCACCATTGATCGCCAAGTAGCCAGGTTCATAGCGAAAAACAGATCCCGACGGTTCGAAAGACCGTTGCAATGGCTGACCCTCGGAGCGGATGAGCGCCTGCTTCTTCCGGCCGCATCGCTCTATTGGCTGCTTTCGAGCGGCGGCGGAGGGGCCAGGGCCCGCCGGGCCAACCACATTCTCCTGACGATGGCGACGACGGCGATCCTGCCTCATCTCCTGAAGGGAATCGTCGATCAGGAGCGACCGGACCGCCGCGAAATCCACGGGGATCGCCATGGCGTTCCGCGCTCCGGAAAGGCATACGATGCATTTGCGTCGGGACATGCGGTCCACATGGGAGCCCTCGCTTCCGCGCTCTCCCGGCTGGCCCGCGTCACCGGGTTCTAA
- a CDS encoding antibiotic biosynthesis monooxygenase family protein produces MRDEEVILRRWASSIRTQDRDAYVAYVQATGGDDYKRTPGSLGFQMLLRDIPDGTTEIQTLSWWESEEAIRAFSGEDYKTARYYPDDDRFLLSKPEFVTHFEVVVDARHDG; encoded by the coding sequence GTGAGGGACGAAGAAGTGATACTCAGGCGTTGGGCATCCAGCATCCGAACCCAGGACCGCGACGCCTATGTCGCATACGTCCAGGCTACAGGCGGCGACGACTACAAAAGAACGCCCGGCAGCCTGGGCTTCCAAATGCTGCTTCGGGATATTCCGGACGGAACCACCGAGATTCAAACGCTCAGCTGGTGGGAATCCGAGGAGGCTATCAGAGCATTCTCTGGCGAGGACTATAAGACGGCCCGCTACTATCCCGATGACGACCGCTTTCTGCTCTCCAAGCCGGAATTCGTGACGCATTTCGAGGTGGTAGTCGACGCTCGCCATGACGGATAG
- a CDS encoding peptidase S14, with the protein MSLPSNSNDAQSDLFRPLQPRDFLNPPILLAGTVDNVMYAFFRDRLMTSPLEGLVVIELSTLGGDPEVARMMGEDIRFHSEQEPNRRFVLLGKAAIYSAGATFMSFFARPNRYLTRGTRLMIHERKLQASVMLDGPLTACIANLKAKLNEIEHSIQIQNEGFENLIAGSSVTMEQVLKLAPENWYIEANEAQSLGLIEGVI; encoded by the coding sequence ATGAGCCTGCCATCGAACTCGAATGATGCCCAGTCCGATCTTTTCCGGCCGTTGCAGCCGCGTGATTTCTTGAACCCGCCGATCCTGCTGGCGGGGACCGTGGATAACGTCATGTACGCGTTCTTTCGCGACCGACTTATGACCTCGCCATTGGAAGGATTGGTCGTAATCGAACTCAGCACCCTGGGCGGCGACCCCGAGGTTGCGCGCATGATGGGAGAGGATATCCGATTCCACAGTGAGCAGGAGCCGAACCGGCGCTTCGTCTTGCTCGGAAAGGCTGCCATCTACTCCGCGGGTGCGACCTTCATGAGTTTCTTCGCCCGGCCAAACCGATACCTTACACGCGGCACCCGGCTTATGATCCACGAGCGGAAACTGCAGGCGAGCGTGATGCTGGATGGCCCGCTGACGGCGTGCATTGCCAATTTGAAAGCCAAGCTCAACGAGATCGAGCATTCGATCCAGATTCAGAACGAAGGTTTCGAAAACCTCATCGCAGGATCATCGGTGACCATGGAGCAGGTGCTGAAGCTTGCACCAGAAAACTGGTATATCGAAGCGAATGAAGCGCAAAGCCTCGGGCTTATTGAAGGCGTTATTTAA